Within Tribolium castaneum strain GA2 chromosome 10, icTriCast1.1, whole genome shotgun sequence, the genomic segment GAAGCACTTGAAAGGACTGGAGTTGATTCTAATGCTTCTCATTAAAATGAAACTGGATAAGAAATGTGAAATAAATTGTGCACACGCAATTTTTAAGgtcttttcttaaaacttaattttaaaaatttatttatttaatctttATACtcgtaattgtaataattatttcttcCGAACCAGAAGATTTTAAGTAGTTGCGTAAGAGTCATATTTTTCTAAGATGCTTAgtatttgtgtaataaatgaaaaggtgtgttttcgtaataaaatatttcaaaaactaaacagaaccgaccattttattcgcatctaAGGTTCACTTgtgtctcatttgtcccagAAATGAGTAACTGGCcaataagaatataaaaatcacctcctacttgtttatcagtgcacaaaaaattgcaaggcgATTGAAGCGTTTGCCATTGGATATGGGTGGGAGAATGCACTCCCAACTGCAAAACAGTCCAATCATAAGGCGTTCacaactgaacaaaaacttgtagtctgattattttgtaaatgtcggccaaaccatCGGGACTTTCGCAGTTTTCTaggaaaatttcaagttttctattacaATTGGGTTCAAGAATCGTGAATAAATTGTggatcgatttgtttttgataatgatTGATTCTCGCAATTGGTTCGTGTTCAAACTCGCACGTTTTTCAGCACAAACTCAATTGATTCGTAAGACTTCCtcacaaaacttaaaaatgcaCCAAATTCTAGTTATTAACTTGGGCATTTGAAACTTATGACTTATGTTTTTATATACGtacgtaattaattaatttctgtttttgtacAACCTTTTTGACACCTAAATAAGGTTTCTAACTCCCTAAAAATccgatttttaattataataaatacgtGTAAATACGAAAATGAAACACTTAATGATAAACACTtctagtaataataatagtgtgAAATCCTTTCAGCAGAGCTTCGCAAAATTAATTGGGATTATATCCGATTATAGATAACTAAGTTACATTTTCTGTCTTGACGCAATTTCTGATTGTGACCTCTATTCTGTTCGTATTGGCCGTCCTTGTATCCAGTGTCAGTAGGTCGTTCGGCAAATTATCCCATCCAAATTTTATTCTGTCTTTATCTGAATAGAGTGACGCCTTTTTGATGTAAAGTCAATAAAAGCTACTAAATTCTAATTTCGTTATTTTGATTCGATAGTAAAAATCGTCACTCGCTGAATATTTTTTCAGCGGTGTTTCAGTGACAGACATGCGGGCGTCTGTAAAACATATACTGTCTCCAAAGGCTGCATTTGTTACATGGAAGAATCAATAAGCAAGGGGAGTGTAGGCTTTGATAACATTGTCTATTTGTGGCATATAAAGCGCTTTAAAACCACCATTGAATTGATACAGCTTATCACGTAGTATATGCGCTGATAACGCATAGTCTTGAGCATACTCCCTCGACGTCTCTGAAATGCACGCTGCGTCAAAGTGCTTTCGCTTCCAGGGAACTTAACGGGGTTTAGACCTAAACCCCCATCTCACGAGCAACTCGAAACCTTCCGTCAGGATTTTTCCCTGCTTTCCTAATTAAACAAACTTCCAGGAGTGTTGTACACCCAATATTTGCACGCATCACCCCTTATCAGGAATTGAGCGATAACGGAAAAACACATAATTAAAACGTCCTCCACTTGCTAATTCTGATCACTAAAGAGGAgaagtaaattttttactgaaagTGAGAAGGGTTGCTAAAATGCAACTGTTTCGCTCTCTAGTTGATGAGATTGCCGGAGATGGTTCTTATCTCCAGTATAGAATGTATCATATCGGATGTATCTCGCTTAGTTGCTTTAGTTTCTGCTCAACGGGTCGAGGGGGAGTGACACAACACACTCACACTAGTCTAGTTGcactttaaactttttaaatgaatGCACGTTTCAgcgtctttattttttattcgttactttccaaatttaattaataaacctTTAAAGATCTAGTCTAGCCAACACGTGGCGGGATCCCCACTCCTAGCCCCACCACTAAGTAGAAAGTTTGGTAAGGGTGGGGAAAGAGTGTATATATACCGCTGCACGGAGCTAGTAAAATCAGTTTATTCCTAGCGTTCCAAGATGTACCAAGTGTTTTCTTTCCTCGCCGCTGTGAATCTCGTCGTGCCGAAGGTGCGTCTGCCCGTGGAGATGTGGTCCACCATTTTTCGgtaagttatttttatttcaattgtatttattttactaatcTAAGTTTGTTTCAGGTTTTTGGATCCTTCATCCCTCCTGAACGTCGTTCGGACTGATGGTCTATGGAGGGAAATCAGTCACGGAGACCCAGTTTTGCGGAGAACAGTCCAAGAAGAACTGGCTGCCGAACGTCGAAGACGTCACGAAGAGATTCTGAATCCGGGCTTGCTGATGACCATTGAGCGTCAAGGACCAACGAAGCTGTTTGGTACCAATGGTACGAAAACGGTTCGTTGTAAAGCCCCAACCGTCGTCCAACAACCACCCGTTGAATTTATGCGACCTGTTGAGAAAACCAAGCGACGAGGGCCACAACGAGGCGCGAAAATTGATCGGACTCATACTCGTAAATTATTAAGATtgtaaaatacttttttataaaaaaataataaaacatataaaaattacgttgattgttttatttgtgaGAAATCGGGTATTAAGTCAAACATATGCCAAGTTAATGCGTGTATATGCAT encodes:
- the LOC107397473 gene encoding uncharacterized protein LOC107397473, whose amino-acid sequence is MYQVFSFLAAVNLVVPKVRLPVEMWSTIFRFLDPSSLLNVVRTDGLWREISHGDPVLRRTVQEELAAERRRRHEEILNPGLLMTIERQGPTKLFGTNGTKTVRCKAPTVVQQPPVEFMRPVEKTKRRGPQRGAKIDRTHTRKLLRL